A window from Neodiprion fabricii isolate iyNeoFabr1 chromosome 2, iyNeoFabr1.1, whole genome shotgun sequence encodes these proteins:
- the LOC124174577 gene encoding F-box/WD repeat-containing protein 7-like, whose protein sequence is MSTPSSSSKALGGEKPGGTSPSPVEGVEGVPGPSTLDPLQSALVHDGESEDYGEEGEEEEEDSMDEESETSDGGMYCDAECGEENDANDCHSLSLQSSPTLPPRPLSPILHTCVPLDAVQPQRKRKSEAESTLPCKKLNPEEKTYIMVVKRVDDKGKHVRSIIPTRDNPPPEMSSWLLQFQRWSNAERMLAIDELIERCEPTQVRHMMQVIEPQFQRDFISLLPKELALSVLAFLEPRDLLRAAQTCRNWRFLADDNLLWKEKCRATGIEDLKDLPTPKRKNSRNSNSCSSPWKQAYMRQHNIKMNWRTKPIRTPKVLKGHDDHVITCLQFSGNRIVSGSDDNTLKVWSAVTGKCLRTLVGHTGGVWSSQMSGTTVISGSTDRTLKVWNAETGQCIHTLYGHTSTVRCMHLHGNKVVSGSRDATLRVWQVDTGECLHVLVGHLAAVRCVQYDGKLVVSGAYDYMVKVWNPEREECLHTLQGHTNRVYSLQFDGIHVVSGSLDTSIRVWEVETGACRHTLMGHQSLTSGMELRNNILVSGNADSTVKVWDIVSGHCLQTLSGPNKHQSAVTCLQFNSHFVITSSDDGTVKLWDVKTGDFIRNLVALESGGSGGVVWRIRASDTKLVCAVGSRNGTEETKLLVLDFDVEAK, encoded by the exons ATGTCTACCCCTTCGTCGTCGTCCAAGGCGTTAGGAGGAGAAAAACCAGGAGGTACAAGCCCTAGTCCCGTTGAAGGTGTTGAAGGTGTTCCAGGACCAAGTACACTAGATCCTCTGCAATCCGCACTTGTGCACGATGGGGAGTCTGAGGATTATGGAGAAGAAggcgaggaagaagaagaggataGTATGGATGAAGAAAGCGAG ACAAGTGATGGGGGCATGTATTGCGATGCCGAATGTGGAGAAGAGAATGATGCCAACGACTGCCATTCGTTATCGTTGCAATCATCGCCGACATTACCACCGAGACCTCTTAGTCCCATACTTCACACATGTGTTCCACTAGACGCAGTACAGCCTCAGAGGAAACGTAAAAGCGAAGCTGAGTCTACACTGCCCTGTAAAAAGCTTAACCCAGAGGAAAAGACTTATATTAT GGTTGTGAAACGGGTTGACGACAAAGGGAAGCATGTGAGAAGCATCATTCCGACCCGAGACAATCCCCCACCTGAAATGAGCAGTTGGTTATTACAGTTTCAG AGATGGTCAAATGCAGAAAGGATGTTGGCTATTGATGAGCTAATAGAAAGATGCGAACCAACCCAAGTTCGGCATATGATGCAAGTCATCGAACCACAATTTCAGAGGGACTTTATTTCGTTACTCCCTAAAGAGTTGGCATTGTCAGTCTTAGCCTTCTTAGAACCAAGAGATTTATTGCGAGCCGCGCAAACATGCAGAAATTGGCGCTTTCTTGCAGATGACAATCTAttgtggaaagaaaaatgccGAGCAACCGGGATAGAAGACCTTAAAGACCTACCTACGCCAAAACGTAAAAATagtcgaaattcaaatagTTGCTCCTCGCCATGGAAGCAGGCGTATATGAGGCAGCATaacataaaaatgaattggAGAACTAAACCGATTCGTACACCCAAAGTCTTAAAGGGTCACGACGATCATGTCATTACCTGTCTCCAGTTTTCTGGTAATCGAATTGTCAGTGGCTCAGACGACAATACCCTCAAAGTTTGGTCTGCTGTTACAGGAAAG TGTTTAAGAACACTGGTTGGGCATACGGGTGGTGTCTGGTCCTCACAGATGTCTGGTACTACAGTAATCAGTGGGAGCACAGACCGCACCTTAAAGGTTTGGAACGCAGAGACGGGCCAGTGCATACATACGCTTTACGGTCACACATCGACAGTAAGGTGTATGCACCTCCATGGCAACAAGGTGGTCAGTGGCAGCAGAGACGCTACACTAAGGGTGTGGCAAGTTGATACAGGGGAGTGTCTCCATGTTTTGGTCGGACATCTCGCAGCTGTTAGATGCGTGCAATATGATGGAAAACTCGTGGTCAGTGGGGCTTATGACTATATGGTCAAAGTATGGAATCCTGAACGAGAAGAGTGCCTTCACACACTGCAAGGACATACCAATCGCGTTTATTCCCTTCAA TTTGACGGTATCCATGTGGTGAGTGGATCATTGGACACGAGCATTAGGGTATGGGAAGTTGAGACGGGAGCGTGTAGGCACACCCTGATGGGTCATCAGTCTCTTACTTCGGGCATGGAGCTCCGTAACAATATTCTTGTATCTGGTAATGCCGATTCTACAGTCAAAGTTTGGGATATTGTTAGTGGGCATTGTCTGCAAACTCTTTCCGGGCCAAACAAACATCAATCCGCAGTTACCTGTCTGCAGTTTAACAGTCACTTTGTGATTACATCCTCTGATGACGGGACTGTCAAACTGTGGGATGTTAAGACTG GAGACTTCATAAGAAATCTTGTGGCTCTGGAGAGTGGGGGTAGTGGAGGTGTAGTTTGGAGAATTCGAGCAAGCGATACGAAGCTGGTGTGTGCCGTGGGCAGTCGTAATGGTACCGAGGAAACCAAACTGCTGGTTCTTGACTTTGACGTAGAGGCCAAATAG
- the LOC124174580 gene encoding vacuolar protein sorting-associated protein 4, whose product MAAGTTLQKAIDLVTKATEEDRNKNYEEALKHYEHGVEYFLHSIKYEAQGERAKESIRTKCLQYLDRAEKLKEYLKKGKKKPVKDGESNSKSDDKKGDSGDSDSDSDPEKKKLQSKLEGAIVIEKPQVKWSDVAGLDLAKEALKEAVILPIRFPHLFTGKRIPWKGILLFGPPGTGKSYLAKAVATEANNSTFLSVSSSDLVSKWLGESEKLVKNLFELARQRKPSIIFIDEVDSLCSSRSDNESESARRIKTEFLVQMQGVGTDNEGILVLGATNIPWVLDSAIRRRFEKRIYIPLPEEHARMVMFKLHLGNTAHVLSEDDFKKLAAATDGYSGADISIIVRDALMQPVRQVQTATHFKKVRGPSPKDPTIIVDDLLTPCSPGSPGAIEMTWMEVEGDKLFEPPVTMKDMMKSLATTRPTVNEDDMAKLEKFKEDFGQEG is encoded by the exons ATGGCAGCAGGAACAACATTACAG AAAGCCATAGACCTGGTTACCAAGGCCACCGAGGAAGATCGGAACAAAAACTATGAAGAGGCTCTGAAGCACTATGAACACGGCGTTGAATACTTTCTTCATTCAATCAAAT ATGAGGCTCAGGGAGAACGAGCCAAGGAAAGCATTAGGACAAAGTGTTTACAATACCTGGACCGAGCTGAGAAGCTGAAGGAATATctaaagaagggaaaaaagaaaccggtCAAAGATGGAGAGAGTAATTCTAAAAGTGATGATAAAAAGGGTGACAGTGGGGATAGCGACAGTGACAGCGAtccagaaaaaaagaaattacaaagCAAATTGGAAGGGGCAATAGTAATTGAGAAACCACAAGTAAAGTGGAGTGATGTCGCAGGGTTGGACCTTGCTAAGGAAGCTCTAAAAGAGGCTGTTATCTTGCCCATTCGTTTCCCTCATCTGTTTACTGGGAAACGTATCCCATGGAAAGGCATTCTGCTCTTTGGC CCTCCTGGTACTGGTAAATCGTATCTAGCAAAAGCAGTAGCAACTGAAGCAAACAACTCCACTTTCTTGTCTGTATCTTCATCAGACCTGGTCAGTAAGTGGCTCGGAGAATCTGAGAAGCTAGTGAAGAATCTATTCGAATTGGCACGCCAACGCAAGCctagtataatatttattgatgAGGTAGATTCTCTCTGCTCCTCACGATCAGACAACGAATCTGAATCTGCTCGCAGAATAAAAACCGAATTTCTAGTTCAAATGCAAG GTGTTGGGACTGACAACGAGGGAATTCTTGTTCTCGGTGCAACCAATATACCCTGGGTATTGGACTCTGCAATCAGAAGACGTTTTGAGAAGCGAATTTATATTCCCCTTCCAGAAGAGCATGCTCGTATGGTTATGTTCAAACTTCACCTTGGTAATACCGCTCACGTCCTGTCCGAGGATGATTTTAAGAAATTAGCAGCCGCAACTGATGGCTACTCGGGAGCTGACATAAGCATTATTGTTCGTGACGCACTTATGCAGCCTGTGAGGCAAGTTCAAACGGCCACCCATTTCAAAAAAGTGCGCGGACCTTCTCCGAAAGATCCAACAATAATTGTCGATGACCTTCTCACCCCTTGCTCTCCGGGCTCACCTGGTGCCATCGAAATGACCTGGATGGAAGTTGAGGGAGATAAACTCTTCGAACCTCCAGTCACTATG aAAGACATGATGAAGTCACTGGCTACCACACGTCCGACAGTTAATGAGGATGATATGGCAAAGCTGGAGAAGTTTAAGGAAGATTTCGGCCAAGAAGGCTGA
- the LOC124174578 gene encoding pyruvate dehydrogenase [acetyl-transferring]-phosphatase 1, mitochondrial produces the protein MVLRSCAPRLVLNCTNVGTRHIKYPVDKAQQRFYATLPRLTPQEVTSILQANEYAKDFDGPNSIKCYDSNQLASNNPIEDTRSEAQCLLTKGTLLGVFDGHGGGACAQVISKRLFHYISACLLPTEILKKYLNSIESDDRRLELIESFNDKVELVADIRELYQASFFSFVKELVEHGSTKEFHMETALENAFLRLDNDLSCEALMKLSRKDAARTLAVAMSGAVAVIAHIDGPHLHVAGLGDCQAVLGVLSENDAWSAKMMTVEHNSDNRTEVERILSEHPNNERSTVIKMERLLGQLAPLRAMGDFRYKWSKEILKDVVVPYFGESAIPPNYHTPPYLTAKPEVHYHRLTPRDKFLIIGSDGLWELISPLEAVRLVGEHMSGKVTLSPLKLPRKNMKLAEINEMLLQRKDGLKKKPLDSNAATHLLRNALGGTEYGIDHGKLSQLLTLPGEVVRVFRDDITITVAYFDSEFLRHCPP, from the exons ATGGTACTCCGTAGTTGTGCCCCCCGGCTTGTTTTAAATTGCACCAACGTCGGTACCAGGCACATCAAATATCCAGTCGATAAAGCTCAACAGCGATTCTACGCCACCCTACCTCGTCTCACTCCTCAAGAG GTGACGTCTATATTACAAGCCAATGAGTATGCCAAAGATTTTGATGGTCCAAATTCAATTAAATGCTACGACTCAAATCAACTGGCATCTAATAATCCTATAGAGGACACCAGATCCGAGGCACAATGTCTTTTAACaaaag GTACGTTGTTGGGAGTATTTGATGGTCACGGAGGTGGTGCCTGTGCTCAGGTTATTTCGAAACGACTGTTCCACTACATTTCTGCATGCTTACTTCCcactgaaatattaaaaaagtaTCTCAACTCGATTGAGAGTGACGATAGGAGGTTGGAACTGATAGAAAGTTTCAATGATAAAGTAGAGCTTGTTGCCGATATCCGAGAACTCTATCaagcaagttttttttcattcgtcaaaGAGCTGGTCGAACATGGATCTACAAAAGAATTTCACATGGAAACAGCTCTTGAAAATGCCTTTCTTAGATTGGATAACGATCTTTCCTGCGAAGCCTTGATGAAACTAAGTAGAAAAGATGCCGCAAGGACTCTCGCCGTTGCAATGTCTGGTGCTGTGGCTGTGATAGCCCACATAGACGGACCTCACTTGCATGTTGCTGGTCTTGGAGATTGCCAAGCTGTGCTTGGCGTACTTTCAG AAAATGATGCATGGTCAGCGAAGATGATGACGGTGGAACATAACAGTGATAACCGTACAGAAGTAGAAAGGATTTTATCTGAGCATCCGAACAACGAACGGTCTACTGTAATAAAGATGGAGCGTCTCCTTGGTCAACTCGCACCTTTGCGTGCTATGGGAGACTTTAGATATAAATGGAGTAAGGAGATATTGAAGGATGTAGTAGTGCCGTATTTTGGTGAAAGTGCTATCCCTCCGAATTATCATACTCCTCCGTATCTAACTGCTAAACCAGAAGTACACTATCATAGATTGACCCCAAGAGATAAATTTCTGATAATTGGTAGCGATGGATTGTGGGAGTTGATATCACCTTTGGAAGCAGTCAGACTTGTCGGTGAGCACATGAGCGGAAAAGTAACTCTGAGTCCGCTGAAACTCCCGAGAAAAAACATGAAGCTAGCAGAAATTAATGAGATGCTACTACAGCGTAAAGATggcctgaaaaaaaaaccactagACAGTAATGCAGCTACGCATTTATTGCGGAATGCGCTCGGAGGTACGGAGTATGGTATAGACCATGGAAAAttgtcccaattattgacaTTGCCTGGTGAAGTAGTTAGAGTATTTCGTGATGACATTACTATCACTGTCGCGTACTTTGACTCTGAATTCTTAAGGCACTGTCCTCCGTGA